The proteins below come from a single Natranaerofaba carboxydovora genomic window:
- a CDS encoding MFS transporter, producing the protein MGYYVEKVGQKIKGNTWFILMIISTAYIATVLNMQGIKTIMPFITEEFVLTRAQAGLYSTFFFASATAIALFSGKIVDIIGPRKGLMLGALSMGGLMVFHTFVPGYIFMLILAFFAGIGFSLVTPAANKGVMELVSPKKRAVSMGIVHAGGGVGGFMAAMLLPYIGALYGWRVSLFLSGGAAVFIGVLIFYFYNSDRATSGKASNVRKNPAVVDRDAGKDAGKKISFKEDIISLIKNRFLISFGAMGFIFGAGISSISTHYTIFAGQDMGISQGFVGAPLALFQIGGMFGQPGWGYINENFFGGDRRKGLFVQGLLISFVLLMTSILVYVFSFGLVGGLVFSFFMGFFVLGIPGVYFTAVGELVPENQNGTATSLALIFLRFGVIIVPPIFGYIADVFGSYQFSWIVLSGLVFILTMLFYFTSKGAMERIRLMEEEKSKKNTI; encoded by the coding sequence ATGGGTTATTATGTTGAAAAAGTAGGCCAAAAAATAAAAGGTAATACCTGGTTTATATTGATGATTATATCCACTGCTTATATAGCTACAGTGCTTAATATGCAGGGGATAAAGACCATTATGCCCTTTATTACAGAGGAGTTTGTCCTTACAAGGGCCCAGGCGGGATTATATTCTACTTTCTTTTTTGCTAGTGCTACGGCTATTGCCCTTTTTAGCGGTAAGATTGTCGATATAATAGGGCCTAGGAAGGGCTTGATGCTTGGTGCATTAAGCATGGGAGGGCTTATGGTCTTTCATACTTTCGTGCCGGGATATATTTTTATGCTTATCCTTGCCTTTTTTGCAGGGATAGGATTTAGCCTTGTTACTCCTGCTGCAAATAAAGGTGTTATGGAACTTGTTTCTCCTAAGAAAAGAGCTGTATCTATGGGGATAGTCCATGCAGGTGGTGGTGTTGGCGGCTTCATGGCTGCAATGCTTCTACCTTATATTGGGGCGTTATATGGGTGGAGAGTTTCTTTATTTTTGTCAGGTGGAGCGGCTGTATTTATCGGTGTTTTGATTTTTTATTTTTACAATTCCGATAGGGCAACAAGTGGTAAGGCTTCTAATGTAAGAAAAAACCCTGCTGTTGTTGATAGGGATGCAGGTAAAGATGCAGGCAAAAAAATAAGCTTTAAAGAAGATATAATCTCTCTTATTAAAAATAGATTTCTGATATCTTTTGGTGCTATGGGATTTATTTTTGGTGCTGGGATAAGCTCTATTAGTACCCATTATACTATATTTGCTGGACAGGATATGGGTATATCACAGGGGTTTGTTGGAGCGCCTCTTGCTTTATTTCAGATCGGGGGTATGTTTGGTCAACCTGGCTGGGGATATATAAATGAGAATTTTTTTGGTGGAGATAGAAGAAAAGGTCTTTTTGTACAGGGGCTTTTGATTTCCTTTGTCTTGTTGATGACAAGTATATTGGTATACGTATTTTCCTTTGGACTTGTTGGAGGGTTGGTATTCTCATTTTTTATGGGATTTTTTGTCTTAGGTATTCCTGGAGTTTATTTTACCGCTGTTGGCGAGCTTGTCCCTGAAAATCAAAATGGGACCGCTACAAGCCTTGCATTAATTTTTCTTAGATTTGGGGTTATTATAGTTCCGCCTATATTTGGTTACATTGCTGATGTATTTGGTAGTTATCAGTTTAGCTGGATAGTACTTAGTGGTCTAGTATTCATCCTTACAATGTTATTTTATTTTACAAGTAAGGGTGCCATGGAGCGGATCAGATTAATGGAAGAGGAAAAATCAAAGAAAAATACCATTTGA
- the thiD gene encoding bifunctional hydroxymethylpyrimidine kinase/phosphomethylpyrimidine kinase — translation MKSVLTIAGSDSGGGAGIQADLKTFSGLSTFGLSVVTAVTAQNTQGVSGVYDVSVEGVRKQLEAVFSDFDIKASKTGMLFSREIIEVVVEEVKKHNQKNLVVDPVFVSTSGDLLLKYEAVEVLKEKLMPLSLLITPNIPEAEKLTDKKIDSFEEMETAGEKLVDQGANNVLLKGGHMEKEKESENKSFDLLVTKDKEKTWFSEERFDLGPLHGTGCSLSAAICALLARGDDLKTAIKKAKKLTNKAIETGFKPGEGSRVLNFGAYLVL, via the coding sequence TTGAAAAGTGTACTAACAATAGCTGGGTCAGATAGCGGTGGTGGGGCTGGGATTCAAGCAGATCTTAAGACTTTTAGCGGTCTTTCTACTTTTGGCCTTAGTGTAGTAACTGCTGTTACCGCCCAGAATACCCAGGGAGTTAGCGGTGTTTATGATGTTAGTGTAGAAGGTGTTAGAAAACAGCTTGAAGCTGTTTTTAGTGATTTTGATATAAAGGCTTCTAAGACGGGGATGCTTTTTAGCCGGGAGATAATAGAAGTTGTTGTGGAAGAGGTAAAAAAACATAATCAGAAGAATCTTGTAGTAGATCCAGTTTTTGTATCCACAAGCGGTGATCTACTTTTAAAATATGAAGCTGTAGAAGTTTTAAAAGAAAAATTAATGCCTCTTTCACTTTTAATCACGCCAAATATACCTGAAGCAGAAAAGCTTACAGATAAAAAGATAGACAGCTTTGAAGAGATGGAAACAGCTGGTGAAAAGCTTGTAGACCAGGGAGCTAATAATGTATTATTAAAAGGAGGTCATATGGAAAAGGAAAAGGAAAGTGAAAATAAATCCTTTGACCTCCTTGTGACTAAAGATAAAGAAAAAACCTGGTTCTCTGAAGAAAGATTTGACCTTGGGCCTTTGCACGGGACAGGCTGCAGCTTGTCAGCTGCTATATGTGCTCTTTTGGCAAGGGGAGATGACCTAAAGACAGCTATCAAAAAAGCAAAAAAACTTACTAACAAAGCTATAGAAACAGGGTTTAAGCCTGGCGAGGGTTCTAGGGTTCTAAACTTTGGAGCGTATTTAGTACTGTAA
- a CDS encoding DUF6485 family protein — translation MDCDQTQKNLDRCNCTYSGCPRKGACCECLHYHREKNQLPACFFPAEVEKTYDRSFERFAKVVRGE, via the coding sequence ATGGACTGCGATCAAACTCAAAAAAACTTAGACAGGTGTAATTGTACTTATTCTGGGTGTCCTAGAAAAGGTGCTTGCTGTGAGTGTCTTCATTATCATAGGGAAAAGAACCAACTTCCTGCCTGTTTTTTCCCTGCTGAGGTTGAGAAGACTTATGACAGGTCCTTTGAAAGGTTTGCCAAAGTGGTAAGAGGCGAGTAA